One genomic segment of Mangifera indica cultivar Alphonso chromosome 6, CATAS_Mindica_2.1, whole genome shotgun sequence includes these proteins:
- the LOC123217880 gene encoding E3 ubiquitin-protein ligase CSU1-like yields MPQRHSKNNNDLAFFTYDEKRKLGYGTQKERLGRDSIKPFDACCLCLKPFIDPMCCQKGHVFCKECILECLLAQKKDIQRKLAAHAAQQKQEKEEEEEKLMLQKARELEAFDQQNHGAVPQYNDRNHGRDKHGFHGANSVKATSYEEEALRTMKAFWLPSATPEAPAKVEAPSTSTVCPEGKEKLKLKTLFPIQFTEDNSEENKSNSLDKTFICPSCKVTLTNTLSLVALSSCGHVFCKKCADKFMAVDKVCLVCSKACKERNLVNLEKGGTGFAGHGDSLQATDFKHLGSGSGLGLVRPAMKT; encoded by the exons ATGCCGCAGAGACACTCGAAGAACAACAATGACCTAGCTTTTTTCACGTACGATGAGAAGCGTAAACTTGGGTATGGAACCCAGAAGGAGAGGCTTGGCAGGGACTCAATAAAACCttttgatgcttgttgcctttGCTTGAAGCCATTCATCGATCCTATGTGTTGCCAGAAAGGTCATGTCTTTTGTAAAGAATGCATTCTCGAGTGCCTTCTCGCCCAGAAAAAAGACATCCAAAG AAAGTTAGCTGCTCATGCTGCTCAGCAGAAGcaagagaaggaagaagaagaggaaaagttAATGTTGCAAAAAGCTAGAGAGCTTGAAGCCTTTGATCAGCAAAACCATGGTGCAGTACCACAATACAATGATAGAAATCATGGCCGAGACAAGCACGGTTTCCATGGTGCCAATAGTGTTAAAGCCACATCTTATGAAGAGGAAGCCCTTCGGACAATGAAGGCATTTTGGCTGCCCTCTGCTACACCAGAAGCTCCTGCAAAGGTTGAAGCTCCTTCTACTAGTACAGTCTGTCCAGAAGGCAAAGAGAAACTCAAGTTGAAAACCCTGTTCCCCATCCAATTTACAGAAGACAACAGCGAAGAGAATAAATCCAATTCTCTTGACAAGACATTTATATGTCCCAGCTGCAAGGTTACCCTCACTAACACATTGTCTCTTGTTGCCCTAAGCTCATGTGGGCATGTCTTCTGCAAGAAATGTGCGGACAAGTTTATGGCTGTCGATAAGGTTTGTTTGGTTTGCAGTAAGGCATGTAAAGAGAGAAATTTGGTGAACTTGGAGAAAGGGGGGACTGGGTTCGCCGGCCATGGGGATTCACTTCAAGCAACTGACTTTAAACATTTGGGTAGTGGTTCAGGGTTGGGCCTGGTGAGACCTGCTATGAAGAcataa
- the LOC123219767 gene encoding zinc finger protein CONSTANS-LIKE 4-like yields the protein MYSEINFSLFLEMKKCELCESPAKMYCESDEASLCWDCDAKVHGANFLVAKHSRTLLCHLCQSPTPWNGSGPKLGPTISACNVCVGDSGRMEKGKNGEIMGNDEDDLDGKDENDDKDEDEDEDENDEEDIDDMGDENEDDDEENQVVPWSSPPPPPVSSSLTSEIVQVISCQKVKRFIRIQNRIFCEADALDFEASFTSMHFYSYFKSNVFSIVVADKFVCCLA from the coding sequence ATGTATTCAGagattaatttttctttgttcttgGAGATGAAAAAGTGTGAGCTGTGTGAGTCTCCTGCGAAAATGTACTGTGAATCGGATGAAGCTAGTCTGTGTTGGGATTGCGACGCCAAGGTTCACGGGGCAAATTTTTTAGTGGCTAAGCATTCAAGGACTCTTCTTTGTCATCTCTGTCAATCTCCAACTCCCTGGAATGGCTCAGGGCCTAAACTTGGTCCCACTATTTCAGCTTGCAATGTTTGTGTTGGCGATAGTGGCCGTATGGAGAAGGGAAAAAATGGAGAAATAATGggcaatgatgaagatgatctTGATGGAAAAGATGAGAATGATGATAAAGacgaggatgaggatgaagatgagaATGATGAGGAAGATATTGATGACATGggtgatgaaaatgaagatgatgatgaggaaAATCAAGTTGTTCCATGGTCAtctccaccaccacctccaGTTTCAAGCTCTTTAACAAGTGAAATTGTTCAGGTAATAAGTTGTCAAAAGGTGAAGAGGTTTATCAGAATCCAAAACAGGATTTTCTGTGAAGCTGATGCGTTAGACTTTGAAGCTTCATTCACAAGTATgcatttttattcatattttaaatctaATGTATTCTCTATTGTTGTTGCTGATAAGTTTGTTTGTTGTTTGGCCTGA
- the LOC123219574 gene encoding calcium-binding protein PBP1-like, giving the protein MASANRVVFEDYFPAMVEKLGAEGFMQELHKGFRMLMDDEKGVITFESLKKKAALLGLQDMSDDEVRCMLREGDVDGDGALDEMEFCTLMFRLSPDFMKSCRKLVLEALLNEF; this is encoded by the coding sequence ATGGCGTCTGCAAATAGAGTTGTTTTTGAGGATTATTTTCCTGCCATGGTAGAGAAATTGGGAGCTGAGGGGTTCATGCAGGAGCTGCACAAGGGATTTCGTATGTTGATGGATGATGAGAAGGGAGTGATAACATTTGAGAGCTTGAAGAAGAAGGCGGCATTGCTTGGTTTGCAAGACATGAGTGATGATGAAGTGAGGTGTATGTTGAGAGAAGGTGATGTTGATGGAGATGGAGCGTTGGATGAGATGGAATTTTGCACTCTCATGTTCAGGTTGAGTCCTGATTTTATGAAGAGTTGCAGAAAATTAGTTTTAGAAGCCCTTCTTAATGAGTTTTAG
- the LOC123217908 gene encoding universal stress protein PHOS32-like translates to MKSPKQSSELSDRQPKAVFVQPSSPRFPLISTGSHRRVGIAVDLSDESAFAVKWAVQNYLRPDDNVVLLHVRPTNVLYGADWGAIDLSLELTDSEESQQKLEDDFDLFTNTKANDLAQPLVEAQIPFKIHIVKDHDMKERLCLEVERLGLSAVIMGSRGFGAAKKNSKSRLGSFSDYCVHHCVCPVVVVRFSDDKDGGYSVGDLVNELHPVVEEDEQEYHDASDKHSDM, encoded by the exons ATGAAGTCACCCAAACAGTCGTCCGAATTATCTGACCGCCAACCAAAGGCCGTTTTCGTCCAGCCTTCCTCCCCGCGATTCCCGCTAATTTCCACCGGCTCTCACAGAAGAGTAGGAATCGCGGTTGATCTCAGCGACGAGAGTGCTTTTGCCGTTAAATGGGCCGTACAGAACTATCTACGACCAGATGACAACGTGGTTCTCCTGCACGTGCGTCCCACGAACGTCCTCTACGGTGCGGATTGGGGTGCAATCGACCTTTCGTTGGAATTGACGGACTCTGAGGAGTCGCAACAGAAGCTCGAAGATGATTTCGACTTGTTCACGAATACGAAAGCTAACGATCTCGCGCAGCCGTTGGTGGAGGCGCAAATTCCGTTTAAGATACACATAGTGAAGGACCATGACATGAAGGAGAGGTTGTGTTTGGAGGTTGAGAGATTGGGATTGAGTGCGGTGATTATGGGAAGCAGAGGGTTTGGAGCTGCGAAGAAGAATAGTAAGAGTAGGTTGGGGAGTTTCAGTGACTATTGTGTGCATCATTGTGTTTGTCCGGTGGTTGTGGTTAGATTTTCCGATGACAAAGATGGAGGTTATAGTGTTGGTGATTTAGTCAATGAGCTTCATCCGGTTGTGGAAGAGGATGAACAGGAGTATCATGATGCTTCTGATAAGCACTCAG ATATGTAG
- the LOC123218905 gene encoding transcription factor MYB8-like has protein sequence MVKARYSGDTSDLKRGLWSPEEDQKLIGYIRRYGIWSWTEMPKPAGLLRTGKSCRLRWMNYLRPGIKHGNFTQEEEEIIIQMHQEQGNRWSTIAARLPGRTDNEIKNYWHTRLSKKYLKNNPFPKTGLKIEDDQNNPSEVDSIFPNAPKASNSDGYNESPMSSELSIDDYISSSASDPSGEIYEIQTTEENIGSSETYGDFQSLLELSFSMENLYVLEGFGATVQGDFSKEEPQILLEQTFSMEGSDVMGGYEAIPSHGIEVSTSQWGFQEGQYLFPSNCEGGTVFGPNF, from the exons ATGGTGAAGGCTCGATATAGTGGCGATACATCCGATCTGAAAAGAGGCTTATGGAGTCCTGAAGAAGACCAGAAACTGATAGGTTATATCAGAAGATATGGCATTTGGAGTTGGACTGAGATGCCAAAACCTGCTG GTTTGTTGAGAACTGGGAAGAGTTGCAGACTGCGTTGGATGAATTACCTAAGGCCAGGTATTAAGCATGGAAACTTCactcaagaagaagaagaaatcataATCCAGATGCATCAAGAACAAGGAAATCG GTGGTCCACTATCGCAGCAAGGCTTCCTGGAAGAACAGAcaatgagattaaaaattacTGGCACACCCGCTTGAGTAAGAAATACTTGAAGAACAATCCGTTTCCAAAGACTGGCTTGAAAATCGAAGACGATCAGAATAATCCATCCGAAGTCGATTCCATATTTCCCAATGCTCCAAAAGCATCCAATTCGGATGGCTACAATGAGTCTCCAATGTCCTCAGAGCTATCCATTGATGATTATATTTCCTCAAGCGCCTCTGATCCCTCTGGTGAAATTTACGAAATCCAGACCACAGAAGAGAACATCGGTTCATCTGAAACATACGGGGATTTCCAAAGTCTTTTGGAGCTGTCTTTTTCAATGGAAAACCTGTACGTATTGGAAGGTTTTGGGGCTACTGTTCAGGGAGACTTTTCAAAGGAAGAACCACAAATTCTTTTGGAGCAAACATTTTCAATGGAGGGTTCAGACGTGATGGGAGGTTATGAGGCTATTCCATCCCATGGAATTGAAGTATCAACTTCTCAGTGGGGGTTCCAAGAGGGTCAATATCTATTTCCTTCCAACTGTGAAGGTGGCACTGTTTTTGGCCCCAATTTTTAA